The segment CCTGCGCCCCGGTGTCGTCGAAATGGGCCAGTTCGGCGGCAAGGAAACCTGGATCCTTTACTACGCGTACACGGTCTATGGCGTCTGGTACTCCAAGGGCAATCTGAAGAAGCTGGACGCGGAGTACCCGGAAACCTGGGACGAGATGCTGGCCCTGTGCGCCAAGGCCAAGAAGAAGGGCGTCGCGGGCTGGACGTACCCGGGCAAGTACCCGTACTACCTTCCCTTCAGCCTCTATCCGTTCATCGCCAAGATCGGTGGTGCGGAGGTTCTGCGGAAGATCGACAATCTGGAGCCGAACGCCTGGAAGGACCCGGCGGTCAAGGCGGCCTTCGACGCCTACTACGAGCTCTACAAGAAGGGCTATGTCCTCAAGGGCTCGCCCGGCCTGGACCACCTCCAGTCGCAGAAGGCGTGGGCCGAGGGTAAGGCGCTGTTCATCCCGAACGGTTCCTGGGTGGAGAACGAGTCGGCCAAGCAGATCGCGCAGAACCCGCAGTTCGATCTCGCGGTCGGCGCCCCGTCCAGCCTGTCGGACTCCGACAAGATGCCCTACGGCACCATCTGGGCCTCCGGCGGCGAGCCGTACATCGTGCCGAGGAAGGCGCGTAACGCCGAGGGCGGTATGGAACTGCTGCGCATCATGCTCAGCAAGAAGTCCGCGCAGAATTTCATCCGGCAGGTCTCCTCGCTCACCTCGCTCAACGGCGGCACCGAGGGGCTGAAGCTCCCGCCGGGCCTGGCATCGGCGCAGGTGGCGCTGGAGAAGGCCGGGCAGAACATCGTCAATCCGCGGTTGCAGGACTGGTATGTGGCGCTCCAGAAGGAGCGGATCGGCGTCGGTGCGCTGGGCGAGATGATGGCCGGCCGGCTGACTCCCGACGAGGCCATCAAGAAGATCCAGAAGTATGCGGACGACACCCGCGACGATTCCAGCGTGAAGAAGTACAAGCGCTGACCGCGACGTTCGATGCGGTACCGGCGGCGGCCCGCGCAGGCAGAGAACGGGATCGGTAGTCATGAAACACGGTAAGTACCGTTTCATCGCGGGATTCTTGGTCCTCCCGCTGGCGATTTACGCGATCTTCGTGATCTCGCCCTTTGTGCAGGCCATCTACTACTCCTTGACGGACTGGACCGGACTGAGTCCGGACATGAAGATGGTCGGCTTCGACAACTATGCGCGGCTCTTCCAGGACGAGGTCTTCTGGTCCGCCGTGGGCAACAGCGTGACGTTGTTGCTGCTTCTGCCGGTGGTGACGCTCTCGCTCGGGCTCTTCTTCGCTTTCATGCTCAACGTCGGTGGCCGCCGCCGGAAGAAGGCGGTCATCGGCGGGGTGCGCGGCTCGGGCGCCTATAAGATCCTCTACTTCTTCCCGCAGGTGCTGTCGGTCCCGATCGTCGCGCTGCTGTTCCAGT is part of the Streptomyces platensis genome and harbors:
- the ngcE gene encoding N-acetylglucosamine/diacetylchitobiose ABC transporter substrate-binding protein, whose protein sequence is MGSTSAFNRRDLVKRAAALGIVAVPAMGVLSACAGGGSDSDNKVEKGKKSAKNPLAVNETAGLDVVIFDGGFGDKYAKDAQSEYLKAFPKADGKVKLSSTQKIQSTLQPRFNGGNPPDLVDNSGAEQMDFGTLVAKDQLTDLSTLLDAPSVDDPNKKVRDTLRPGVVEMGQFGGKETWILYYAYTVYGVWYSKGNLKKLDAEYPETWDEMLALCAKAKKKGVAGWTYPGKYPYYLPFSLYPFIAKIGGAEVLRKIDNLEPNAWKDPAVKAAFDAYYELYKKGYVLKGSPGLDHLQSQKAWAEGKALFIPNGSWVENESAKQIAQNPQFDLAVGAPSSLSDSDKMPYGTIWASGGEPYIVPRKARNAEGGMELLRIMLSKKSAQNFIRQVSSLTSLNGGTEGLKLPPGLASAQVALEKAGQNIVNPRLQDWYVALQKERIGVGALGEMMAGRLTPDEAIKKIQKYADDTRDDSSVKKYKR